From Betta splendens chromosome 3, fBetSpl5.4, whole genome shotgun sequence, the proteins below share one genomic window:
- the LOC114852186 gene encoding isocitrate dehydrogenase [NADP], mitochondrial-like isoform X3, producing MWKSPNGTIRNILGGTVFREPILCKNIPRLVPGWTQPITIGRHAFGDQYRATDFVVEQPGKFTLVFSPADGSKQKEWEVYDFSAGGCGMGMYNTDESISGFAHSCFQYAIQKKWPLYMSTKNTILKAYDGRFKDIFQDIFEKTYKPEFDRLKIWYEHRLIDDMVAQVLKSSGGFVWACKNYDGDVQSDILAQGFGSLGLMTSVLVCPDGKTIEAEAAHGTVTRHYREHQRGNPTSTNPIASIFAWTRGLEHRGKLDGNPDLIKFSQTLEGVCVETVEHGVMTKDLAGCIHGLSRCKLNEHYVNTSDFLDAIKTNLDKALGK from the exons ATGTGGAAGAGTCCAAACGGAACCATCAGGAACATCTTGGGAGGAACAGTGTTCCGTGAGCCGATCCTGTGTAAAAACATCCCCCGTCTGGTTCCTGGCTGGACGCAGCCCATCACGATCGGCAGACACGCCTTCGGGGACCAG TACAGGGCCACAGACTTTGTCGTCGAGCAGCCGGGAAAGTTCACGCTAGTGTTTTCTCCAGCTGATGGGAGCAAACAGAAGGAGTGGGAGGTGTACGACTTCTCCGCAGGGGGCTGTGGGATGGGGATGTACAACACGGATGAG TCCATCAGTGGATTTGCTCACAGCTGCTTCCAGTATGCGATCCAGAAGAAGTGGCCTCTGTACATGAGCACCAAGAACACTATCCTCAAGGCCTACGACGGCCGCTTCAAGGACATCTTCCAAGACATATTTGAGAA GACGTACAAACCCGAGTTCGACAGACTGAAGATCTGGTACGAGCACCGGCTCATCGATGACATGGTGGCCCAGGTTCTGAAGTCTTCTGGTGGCTTCGTCTGGGCCTGTAAGAACTATGATGGAGACGTGCAGTCGGACATTCTAGCTCAAG GCTTCGGCTCCCTGGGCCTCATGACGTCGGTGCTGGTGTGTCCTGACGGTAAGACCATCGAGGCGGAGGCGGCTCACGGCACCGTGACCAGGCACTACCGTGAACACCAGCGG GGAAATCCAACCAGCACCAACCCCATCGCCAGCATCTTTGCCTGGACCCGGGGACTGGAGCACAGAGGCAAACTGGATGGGAATCCTGATCTGATCAA GTTCTCACAGACGTTAGAAGGAGTCTGTGTGGAAACTGTGGAACATGGTGTGATGACCAAGGATCTGGCCGGTTGCATCCACGGCTTGTCCCG CTGCAAGTTGAACGAGCATTATGTCAACACGTCCGACTTCCTGGATGCCATCAAGACCAACCTGGACAAAGCTCTGGGCAAGTGA
- the znf710b gene encoding zinc finger protein 710 isoform X3 gives MARLVDTGTQTDPVVVLSLAQAAVLGLISQNEVFGATIAPNGFYTGEPKESPAPPVDGVDYEYAEQLIGANGDYLGDNLGEDGQMQPSCSQRRWQQAPPQHPDAKMVLPDRHGLQGGDVSTSHVKGEGVNSALSSCVHMLNNMAPRGGLVQVDPATLRGTNKNCAECEREATNQQQATAHAHPPAPQVAHRAAEAHRGLQGQRPMGAHGRGGREDEDEAEHQANNMMKPTQQEEAISSYFQTSEVGSYDSGEMGMGGEYEDGSQSMMWTDSGGAAQHQQPPNPQPPRRHGGRRVDRLDINIQIDESYCVDVGDGLKRWKCRMCEKSYTSKYNLVTHILGHNGIKPHACPHCGKLFKQPSHLQTHLLTHQGTRPHKCTVCKKGFTQTSHLKRHMLQHTDVKPYSCRFCRRGFAYPSELRAHEVKHERGRCHVCSQCGMEFPTYAHLKRHQTSHQGPHTFQCTECNKSFAYRSQLQNHLLKHQSPRPYTCSQCGLEFVQLHHLRQHSLTHKGRERTSNDGSHDVAKEIIVISQTGMKGHKCDVCSREFTLSANLKRHMLIHNSVRPFQCHVCFKSFIQKQTLKTHMIVHLPVKPFKCKVCGKSFNRMYNLLGHMHLHAGSKPFKCPYCTSKFNLKGNLSRHMKVKHGMDVSPEGQEVLPEMENQGDYEGQNFSFTSPDNMDNSGSQNLTKLTTANMEDMEEYYNFGKDTSNYTTP, from the exons ATGGCCCGGCTGGTGgacacaggcacacagacagatcCGGTAGTTGTGCTGTCCTTGGCCCAGGCCGCCGTGCTAGGTCTCATATCACAGAATGAAGTGTTTGGAGCTACCATCGCACCCAACGGCTTCTACACCGGCGAACCCAAAGAGTCCCCAGCGCCCCCAGTAGACGGAGTCGACTACGAGTACGCGGAGCAGCTTATCGGAGCCAACGGAGACTATCTAGGAGACAACTTGGGAGAAGACGGCCAGATGCAacccagctgcagccagaggaggtggcagcaggcgccgcctcagCATCCAGACGCCAAGATGGTCCTTCCCGACCGCCACGGCCTTCAGGGCGGCGACGTGTCCACCTCCCACGTGAAGGGGGAAGGCGTGAACTCTGCGCTGTCCTCCTGTGTCCACATGCTGAACAATATGGCTCCCAGAGGCGGTTTGGTGCAAGTGGACCCGGCCACACTCAGAGGCACCAACAAGAACTGTGCAGAGTGTGAGCGGGAGGCGACCAACCAGCAGCAGGCCACCGCCCACGCTCACCCCCCGGCCCCGCAGGTGGCCCACAGGGCCGCAGAGGCCCACAGAGGGCTGCAGGGCCAGCGCCCGATGGGGGCCCACGGGCGAGGGGGccgggaggacgaggacgaggcggAGCACCAGGCGAACAACATGATGAAGCCCACGCAGCAAGAGGAAGCCATCAGCAGCTACTTCCAGACCAGCGAGGTGGGCAGCTACGACTCGGGGGAGATGGGCATGGGAGGCGAGTACGAGGACGGCAGCCAGAGCATGATGTGGACCGACAGCGGCGGGGCggcacagcaccagcagcctcCCAACCCGCAGCCGCCTCGCCGGCACGGCGGCCGCAGGGTGGACCGGCTGGACATCAACATCCAGATCGACGAGTCCTACTGTGTGGATGTGGGGGATGGGCTGAAGCGCTGGAAGTGCCGCATGTGCGAGAAGTCCTACACTTCCAAGTACAACCTGGTCACGCACATCCTGGGCCACAACGGCATCAAACCGCACGCCTGTCCGCACTGCGGCAAGCTCTTCAAGCAGCCCAGCCACCTCCAGACCCACCTGCTCACCCACCAGGGCACGCGGCCCCACAAGTGCACCGTGTGCAAGAAGGGCTTCACCCAGACCAGCCACCTGAAGCGCCACATGCTCCAGCACACCGACGTCAAGCCCTACAGCTGCCGCTTCTGCCGCCGCGGCTTCGCCTACCCCAGTGAGCTGAGGGCGCACGAGGTGAAGCACGAGCGCGGCCGCTGCCACGTGTGCTCCCAGTGCGGCATGGAGTTCCCCACCTACGCCCACCTCAAGCGCCACCAGACCAGCCACCAGGGCCCCCACACCTTCCAGTGCACAGAGTGCAACAAGTCGTTCGCCTACCGGAgccagctccagaaccacctgCTGAAGCACCAGAGCCCGAGGCCATACACCTGCTCCCAGTGCGGCCTGGAGTTtgtgcagctccaccacctACGTCAGCACTCGCTCACCCATAAG ggcagagagaggacgagTAACGATGGTTCACATGACGTGGCCAAAGAAATCATCGTCATCTCGCAGACA GGCATGAAAGGACACAAGTGCGACGTGTGCTCGCGGGAGTTCACCCTCTCGGCCAACCTGAAGCGGCACATGCTCATCCACAACAGCGTCAGGCCGTTCCAGTGTCACGTCTGCTTCAAGAGCTTCATCCAGAAACAGACGCTCAAGACCCACATGATCGTCCACCTGCCCGTGAAGCCGTTCAAATGCAAG GTTTGCGGCAAGTCCTTCAACAGAATGTACAACCTTCTGGGCCACATGCACCTCCACGCCGGCAGTAAGCCCTTCAAGTGTCCGTACTGCACCAGTAAGTTCAACCTGAAGGGGAACCTGAGCCGGCACATGAAGGTCAAGCACGGAATGGACGTGTCACCGGAAGGACAAG aAGTCCTTCCAGAAATGGAAAACCAGGGGGACTATGAAGGACAGAACTTCAGCTTCACGTCGCCGGACAACATGGACAACAGCGGCTCCCAGAACCTCACCAAGCTCACTACAGCCAACatggaggacatggaggagTACTACAACTTTGGAAAGGATACCAGCAACTACACTACACCTTAA
- the LOC114852186 gene encoding isocitrate dehydrogenase [NADP], mitochondrial-like isoform X1, whose amino-acid sequence MSTYLKALTTRSRSAAAALAPVSVRWDTPNRRSYATKRVTVEQPVVEMDGDEMTRIIWEFIKDKLILPNVDVELKYFDLGLPNRDRTGDQVTIDSALATRKYNVAVKCATITPDEGRVEEFKLKKMWKSPNGTIRNILGGTVFREPILCKNIPRLVPGWTQPITIGRHAFGDQYRATDFVVEQPGKFTLVFSPADGSKQKEWEVYDFSAGGCGMGMYNTDESISGFAHSCFQYAIQKKWPLYMSTKNTILKAYDGRFKDIFQDIFEKTYKPEFDRLKIWYEHRLIDDMVAQVLKSSGGFVWACKNYDGDVQSDILAQGFGSLGLMTSVLVCPDGKTIEAEAAHGTVTRHYREHQRGNPTSTNPIASIFAWTRGLEHRGKLDGNPDLIKFSQTLEGVCVETVEHGVMTKDLAGCIHGLSRCKLNEHYVNTSDFLDAIKTNLDKALGK is encoded by the exons ATGTCGACCTACCTGAAGGCTCTCACGACCCGGTCCAGAAGTGCCGCAGCGGCGCTCGCACCGGTCTCCGTCCGCTGGGACACACCGAACCGGCGAAGCT ACGCCACGAAGCGCGTCACGGTGGAGCAGCCGGTGGTGGAGATGGACGGGGACGAGATGACGCGCATCATCTGGGAGTTCATCAAGGACAAG CTCATCCTGCCCAACGTGGACGTGGAGCTGAAGTACTTCGACCTGGGTTTGCCCAACCGAGACCGGACCGGGGACCAGGTCACCATCGACTCGGCTCTCGCAACCAGGAAGTACAACGTGGCGGTGAAGTGTGCGACCATCACCCCCGACGAGGGCCGCGTCGAAG AGTTTAAGTTAAAGAAGATGTGGAAGAGTCCAAACGGAACCATCAGGAACATCTTGGGAGGAACAGTGTTCCGTGAGCCGATCCTGTGTAAAAACATCCCCCGTCTGGTTCCTGGCTGGACGCAGCCCATCACGATCGGCAGACACGCCTTCGGGGACCAG TACAGGGCCACAGACTTTGTCGTCGAGCAGCCGGGAAAGTTCACGCTAGTGTTTTCTCCAGCTGATGGGAGCAAACAGAAGGAGTGGGAGGTGTACGACTTCTCCGCAGGGGGCTGTGGGATGGGGATGTACAACACGGATGAG TCCATCAGTGGATTTGCTCACAGCTGCTTCCAGTATGCGATCCAGAAGAAGTGGCCTCTGTACATGAGCACCAAGAACACTATCCTCAAGGCCTACGACGGCCGCTTCAAGGACATCTTCCAAGACATATTTGAGAA GACGTACAAACCCGAGTTCGACAGACTGAAGATCTGGTACGAGCACCGGCTCATCGATGACATGGTGGCCCAGGTTCTGAAGTCTTCTGGTGGCTTCGTCTGGGCCTGTAAGAACTATGATGGAGACGTGCAGTCGGACATTCTAGCTCAAG GCTTCGGCTCCCTGGGCCTCATGACGTCGGTGCTGGTGTGTCCTGACGGTAAGACCATCGAGGCGGAGGCGGCTCACGGCACCGTGACCAGGCACTACCGTGAACACCAGCGG GGAAATCCAACCAGCACCAACCCCATCGCCAGCATCTTTGCCTGGACCCGGGGACTGGAGCACAGAGGCAAACTGGATGGGAATCCTGATCTGATCAA GTTCTCACAGACGTTAGAAGGAGTCTGTGTGGAAACTGTGGAACATGGTGTGATGACCAAGGATCTGGCCGGTTGCATCCACGGCTTGTCCCG CTGCAAGTTGAACGAGCATTATGTCAACACGTCCGACTTCCTGGATGCCATCAAGACCAACCTGGACAAAGCTCTGGGCAAGTGA
- the LOC114852186 gene encoding isocitrate dehydrogenase [NADP], mitochondrial-like isoform X2 — protein MHLIRCVTQQLILPNVDVELKYFDLGLPNRDRTGDQVTIDSALATRKYNVAVKCATITPDEGRVEEFKLKKMWKSPNGTIRNILGGTVFREPILCKNIPRLVPGWTQPITIGRHAFGDQYRATDFVVEQPGKFTLVFSPADGSKQKEWEVYDFSAGGCGMGMYNTDESISGFAHSCFQYAIQKKWPLYMSTKNTILKAYDGRFKDIFQDIFEKTYKPEFDRLKIWYEHRLIDDMVAQVLKSSGGFVWACKNYDGDVQSDILAQGFGSLGLMTSVLVCPDGKTIEAEAAHGTVTRHYREHQRGNPTSTNPIASIFAWTRGLEHRGKLDGNPDLIKFSQTLEGVCVETVEHGVMTKDLAGCIHGLSRCKLNEHYVNTSDFLDAIKTNLDKALGK, from the exons ATGCA CTTGATAAGGTGTGTAACGCAACAGCTCATCCTGCCCAACGTGGACGTGGAGCTGAAGTACTTCGACCTGGGTTTGCCCAACCGAGACCGGACCGGGGACCAGGTCACCATCGACTCGGCTCTCGCAACCAGGAAGTACAACGTGGCGGTGAAGTGTGCGACCATCACCCCCGACGAGGGCCGCGTCGAAG AGTTTAAGTTAAAGAAGATGTGGAAGAGTCCAAACGGAACCATCAGGAACATCTTGGGAGGAACAGTGTTCCGTGAGCCGATCCTGTGTAAAAACATCCCCCGTCTGGTTCCTGGCTGGACGCAGCCCATCACGATCGGCAGACACGCCTTCGGGGACCAG TACAGGGCCACAGACTTTGTCGTCGAGCAGCCGGGAAAGTTCACGCTAGTGTTTTCTCCAGCTGATGGGAGCAAACAGAAGGAGTGGGAGGTGTACGACTTCTCCGCAGGGGGCTGTGGGATGGGGATGTACAACACGGATGAG TCCATCAGTGGATTTGCTCACAGCTGCTTCCAGTATGCGATCCAGAAGAAGTGGCCTCTGTACATGAGCACCAAGAACACTATCCTCAAGGCCTACGACGGCCGCTTCAAGGACATCTTCCAAGACATATTTGAGAA GACGTACAAACCCGAGTTCGACAGACTGAAGATCTGGTACGAGCACCGGCTCATCGATGACATGGTGGCCCAGGTTCTGAAGTCTTCTGGTGGCTTCGTCTGGGCCTGTAAGAACTATGATGGAGACGTGCAGTCGGACATTCTAGCTCAAG GCTTCGGCTCCCTGGGCCTCATGACGTCGGTGCTGGTGTGTCCTGACGGTAAGACCATCGAGGCGGAGGCGGCTCACGGCACCGTGACCAGGCACTACCGTGAACACCAGCGG GGAAATCCAACCAGCACCAACCCCATCGCCAGCATCTTTGCCTGGACCCGGGGACTGGAGCACAGAGGCAAACTGGATGGGAATCCTGATCTGATCAA GTTCTCACAGACGTTAGAAGGAGTCTGTGTGGAAACTGTGGAACATGGTGTGATGACCAAGGATCTGGCCGGTTGCATCCACGGCTTGTCCCG CTGCAAGTTGAACGAGCATTATGTCAACACGTCCGACTTCCTGGATGCCATCAAGACCAACCTGGACAAAGCTCTGGGCAAGTGA
- the tmed3 gene encoding transmembrane emp24 domain-containing protein 3, which translates to MSRTLSCVLPLLLHALVAFGTELTFELPGNDKQCFYEELEKDVKFDLDFQVISGGNYDVDCFVSDPYNNVLYNEKKKQYDSFSHTTAVSGTYQVCFSNEFSTFSHKTVYLDFRQGEERPLMAGMTSSTALTQLESSCVSIHEILKVVAESQTWYRLREAHDRTRADHLLERVTYYSIGETFLLFVIGIGQVMMLRSFFMEKKGSVAVST; encoded by the exons ATGAGCCGAACCCTGAGTTGCgtcctgccgctgctgctgcacgcgTTGGTGGCGTTCGGCACCGAACTCACGTTTGAGCTTCCCGGTAACGACAAGCAATGTTTCTACGAAGAATTAGAGAAAGACGTGAAGTTTGACTTAGACTTTCAG GTCATTTCTGGTGGAAACTATGATGTGGACTGTTTTGTCAGCGATCCTTACAACAATGTCTTGTATaacgagaagaagaagcagtaTGACAGCTTctctcacaccacagctgtcagCGGGACCTACCAAGTCTGCTTCAGCAATGAGTTCTCCACTTTCTCCCATAAAACCGTGTACCTGGACTTCCGCcagggagaggagaggcctCTGATGGCGGGCATGACGAGCAGCACCGCACTGACTCag CTGGAGTCGTCCTGTGTCTCCATTCATGAGATCCTGAAGGTGGTGGCCGAGTCGCAGACGTGGTACAGACTGAGAGAGGCACATGACCGCACCAGGGCAGATCACCTTCTGGAGCGTGTGACCTACTACTCTATTGGGGAAACCTTCCTGCTGTTCGTCATCGGCATTGGTCAAGTCATGATGCTCAGGAGCTTCTTCATGGAGAAGAAAGGCTCTGTGGCAGTTAGCACTTAG
- the znf710b gene encoding zinc finger protein 710 isoform X2, with protein sequence MRSLKHLKPHSRRSVEEASRRLGRCEPKVMARLVDTGTQTDPVVVLSLAQAAVLGLISQNEVFGATIAPNGFYTGEPKESPAPPVDGVDYEYAEQLIGANGDYLGDNLGEDGQMQPSCSQRRWQQAPPQHPDAKMVLPDRHGLQGGDVSTSHVKGEGVNSALSSCVHMLNNMAPRGGLVQVDPATLRGTNKNCAECEREATNQQQATAHAHPPAPQVAHRAAEAHRGLQGQRPMGAHGRGGREDEDEAEHQANNMMKPTQQEEAISSYFQTSEVGSYDSGEMGMGGEYEDGSQSMMWTDSGGAAQHQQPPNPQPPRRHGGRRVDRLDINIQIDESYCVDVGDGLKRWKCRMCEKSYTSKYNLVTHILGHNGIKPHACPHCGKLFKQPSHLQTHLLTHQGTRPHKCTVCKKGFTQTSHLKRHMLQHTDVKPYSCRFCRRGFAYPSELRAHEVKHERGRCHVCSQCGMEFPTYAHLKRHQTSHQGPHTFQCTECNKSFAYRSQLQNHLLKHQSPRPYTCSQCGLEFVQLHHLRQHSLTHKGMKGHKCDVCSREFTLSANLKRHMLIHNSVRPFQCHVCFKSFIQKQTLKTHMIVHLPVKPFKCKVCGKSFNRMYNLLGHMHLHAGSKPFKCPYCTSKFNLKGNLSRHMKVKHGMDVSPEGQEVLPEMENQGDYEGQNFSFTSPDNMDNSGSQNLTKLTTANMEDMEEYYNFGKDTSNYTTP encoded by the exons ATGAGATCCTTAAAGCACCTGAagcctcacagcaggaggagcgTG GAGGAGGCGAGCCGGCGCCTGGGTAGATGTGAGCCCAAGGTAATGGCCCGGCTGGTGgacacaggcacacagacagatcCGGTAGTTGTGCTGTCCTTGGCCCAGGCCGCCGTGCTAGGTCTCATATCACAGAATGAAGTGTTTGGAGCTACCATCGCACCCAACGGCTTCTACACCGGCGAACCCAAAGAGTCCCCAGCGCCCCCAGTAGACGGAGTCGACTACGAGTACGCGGAGCAGCTTATCGGAGCCAACGGAGACTATCTAGGAGACAACTTGGGAGAAGACGGCCAGATGCAacccagctgcagccagaggaggtggcagcaggcgccgcctcagCATCCAGACGCCAAGATGGTCCTTCCCGACCGCCACGGCCTTCAGGGCGGCGACGTGTCCACCTCCCACGTGAAGGGGGAAGGCGTGAACTCTGCGCTGTCCTCCTGTGTCCACATGCTGAACAATATGGCTCCCAGAGGCGGTTTGGTGCAAGTGGACCCGGCCACACTCAGAGGCACCAACAAGAACTGTGCAGAGTGTGAGCGGGAGGCGACCAACCAGCAGCAGGCCACCGCCCACGCTCACCCCCCGGCCCCGCAGGTGGCCCACAGGGCCGCAGAGGCCCACAGAGGGCTGCAGGGCCAGCGCCCGATGGGGGCCCACGGGCGAGGGGGccgggaggacgaggacgaggcggAGCACCAGGCGAACAACATGATGAAGCCCACGCAGCAAGAGGAAGCCATCAGCAGCTACTTCCAGACCAGCGAGGTGGGCAGCTACGACTCGGGGGAGATGGGCATGGGAGGCGAGTACGAGGACGGCAGCCAGAGCATGATGTGGACCGACAGCGGCGGGGCggcacagcaccagcagcctcCCAACCCGCAGCCGCCTCGCCGGCACGGCGGCCGCAGGGTGGACCGGCTGGACATCAACATCCAGATCGACGAGTCCTACTGTGTGGATGTGGGGGATGGGCTGAAGCGCTGGAAGTGCCGCATGTGCGAGAAGTCCTACACTTCCAAGTACAACCTGGTCACGCACATCCTGGGCCACAACGGCATCAAACCGCACGCCTGTCCGCACTGCGGCAAGCTCTTCAAGCAGCCCAGCCACCTCCAGACCCACCTGCTCACCCACCAGGGCACGCGGCCCCACAAGTGCACCGTGTGCAAGAAGGGCTTCACCCAGACCAGCCACCTGAAGCGCCACATGCTCCAGCACACCGACGTCAAGCCCTACAGCTGCCGCTTCTGCCGCCGCGGCTTCGCCTACCCCAGTGAGCTGAGGGCGCACGAGGTGAAGCACGAGCGCGGCCGCTGCCACGTGTGCTCCCAGTGCGGCATGGAGTTCCCCACCTACGCCCACCTCAAGCGCCACCAGACCAGCCACCAGGGCCCCCACACCTTCCAGTGCACAGAGTGCAACAAGTCGTTCGCCTACCGGAgccagctccagaaccacctgCTGAAGCACCAGAGCCCGAGGCCATACACCTGCTCCCAGTGCGGCCTGGAGTTtgtgcagctccaccacctACGTCAGCACTCGCTCACCCATAAG GGCATGAAAGGACACAAGTGCGACGTGTGCTCGCGGGAGTTCACCCTCTCGGCCAACCTGAAGCGGCACATGCTCATCCACAACAGCGTCAGGCCGTTCCAGTGTCACGTCTGCTTCAAGAGCTTCATCCAGAAACAGACGCTCAAGACCCACATGATCGTCCACCTGCCCGTGAAGCCGTTCAAATGCAAG GTTTGCGGCAAGTCCTTCAACAGAATGTACAACCTTCTGGGCCACATGCACCTCCACGCCGGCAGTAAGCCCTTCAAGTGTCCGTACTGCACCAGTAAGTTCAACCTGAAGGGGAACCTGAGCCGGCACATGAAGGTCAAGCACGGAATGGACGTGTCACCGGAAGGACAAG aAGTCCTTCCAGAAATGGAAAACCAGGGGGACTATGAAGGACAGAACTTCAGCTTCACGTCGCCGGACAACATGGACAACAGCGGCTCCCAGAACCTCACCAAGCTCACTACAGCCAACatggaggacatggaggagTACTACAACTTTGGAAAGGATACCAGCAACTACACTACACCTTAA
- the znf710b gene encoding zinc finger protein 710 isoform X1 produces the protein MRSLKHLKPHSRRSVEEASRRLGRCEPKVMARLVDTGTQTDPVVVLSLAQAAVLGLISQNEVFGATIAPNGFYTGEPKESPAPPVDGVDYEYAEQLIGANGDYLGDNLGEDGQMQPSCSQRRWQQAPPQHPDAKMVLPDRHGLQGGDVSTSHVKGEGVNSALSSCVHMLNNMAPRGGLVQVDPATLRGTNKNCAECEREATNQQQATAHAHPPAPQVAHRAAEAHRGLQGQRPMGAHGRGGREDEDEAEHQANNMMKPTQQEEAISSYFQTSEVGSYDSGEMGMGGEYEDGSQSMMWTDSGGAAQHQQPPNPQPPRRHGGRRVDRLDINIQIDESYCVDVGDGLKRWKCRMCEKSYTSKYNLVTHILGHNGIKPHACPHCGKLFKQPSHLQTHLLTHQGTRPHKCTVCKKGFTQTSHLKRHMLQHTDVKPYSCRFCRRGFAYPSELRAHEVKHERGRCHVCSQCGMEFPTYAHLKRHQTSHQGPHTFQCTECNKSFAYRSQLQNHLLKHQSPRPYTCSQCGLEFVQLHHLRQHSLTHKGRERTSNDGSHDVAKEIIVISQTGMKGHKCDVCSREFTLSANLKRHMLIHNSVRPFQCHVCFKSFIQKQTLKTHMIVHLPVKPFKCKVCGKSFNRMYNLLGHMHLHAGSKPFKCPYCTSKFNLKGNLSRHMKVKHGMDVSPEGQEVLPEMENQGDYEGQNFSFTSPDNMDNSGSQNLTKLTTANMEDMEEYYNFGKDTSNYTTP, from the exons ATGAGATCCTTAAAGCACCTGAagcctcacagcaggaggagcgTG GAGGAGGCGAGCCGGCGCCTGGGTAGATGTGAGCCCAAGGTAATGGCCCGGCTGGTGgacacaggcacacagacagatcCGGTAGTTGTGCTGTCCTTGGCCCAGGCCGCCGTGCTAGGTCTCATATCACAGAATGAAGTGTTTGGAGCTACCATCGCACCCAACGGCTTCTACACCGGCGAACCCAAAGAGTCCCCAGCGCCCCCAGTAGACGGAGTCGACTACGAGTACGCGGAGCAGCTTATCGGAGCCAACGGAGACTATCTAGGAGACAACTTGGGAGAAGACGGCCAGATGCAacccagctgcagccagaggaggtggcagcaggcgccgcctcagCATCCAGACGCCAAGATGGTCCTTCCCGACCGCCACGGCCTTCAGGGCGGCGACGTGTCCACCTCCCACGTGAAGGGGGAAGGCGTGAACTCTGCGCTGTCCTCCTGTGTCCACATGCTGAACAATATGGCTCCCAGAGGCGGTTTGGTGCAAGTGGACCCGGCCACACTCAGAGGCACCAACAAGAACTGTGCAGAGTGTGAGCGGGAGGCGACCAACCAGCAGCAGGCCACCGCCCACGCTCACCCCCCGGCCCCGCAGGTGGCCCACAGGGCCGCAGAGGCCCACAGAGGGCTGCAGGGCCAGCGCCCGATGGGGGCCCACGGGCGAGGGGGccgggaggacgaggacgaggcggAGCACCAGGCGAACAACATGATGAAGCCCACGCAGCAAGAGGAAGCCATCAGCAGCTACTTCCAGACCAGCGAGGTGGGCAGCTACGACTCGGGGGAGATGGGCATGGGAGGCGAGTACGAGGACGGCAGCCAGAGCATGATGTGGACCGACAGCGGCGGGGCggcacagcaccagcagcctcCCAACCCGCAGCCGCCTCGCCGGCACGGCGGCCGCAGGGTGGACCGGCTGGACATCAACATCCAGATCGACGAGTCCTACTGTGTGGATGTGGGGGATGGGCTGAAGCGCTGGAAGTGCCGCATGTGCGAGAAGTCCTACACTTCCAAGTACAACCTGGTCACGCACATCCTGGGCCACAACGGCATCAAACCGCACGCCTGTCCGCACTGCGGCAAGCTCTTCAAGCAGCCCAGCCACCTCCAGACCCACCTGCTCACCCACCAGGGCACGCGGCCCCACAAGTGCACCGTGTGCAAGAAGGGCTTCACCCAGACCAGCCACCTGAAGCGCCACATGCTCCAGCACACCGACGTCAAGCCCTACAGCTGCCGCTTCTGCCGCCGCGGCTTCGCCTACCCCAGTGAGCTGAGGGCGCACGAGGTGAAGCACGAGCGCGGCCGCTGCCACGTGTGCTCCCAGTGCGGCATGGAGTTCCCCACCTACGCCCACCTCAAGCGCCACCAGACCAGCCACCAGGGCCCCCACACCTTCCAGTGCACAGAGTGCAACAAGTCGTTCGCCTACCGGAgccagctccagaaccacctgCTGAAGCACCAGAGCCCGAGGCCATACACCTGCTCCCAGTGCGGCCTGGAGTTtgtgcagctccaccacctACGTCAGCACTCGCTCACCCATAAG ggcagagagaggacgagTAACGATGGTTCACATGACGTGGCCAAAGAAATCATCGTCATCTCGCAGACA GGCATGAAAGGACACAAGTGCGACGTGTGCTCGCGGGAGTTCACCCTCTCGGCCAACCTGAAGCGGCACATGCTCATCCACAACAGCGTCAGGCCGTTCCAGTGTCACGTCTGCTTCAAGAGCTTCATCCAGAAACAGACGCTCAAGACCCACATGATCGTCCACCTGCCCGTGAAGCCGTTCAAATGCAAG GTTTGCGGCAAGTCCTTCAACAGAATGTACAACCTTCTGGGCCACATGCACCTCCACGCCGGCAGTAAGCCCTTCAAGTGTCCGTACTGCACCAGTAAGTTCAACCTGAAGGGGAACCTGAGCCGGCACATGAAGGTCAAGCACGGAATGGACGTGTCACCGGAAGGACAAG aAGTCCTTCCAGAAATGGAAAACCAGGGGGACTATGAAGGACAGAACTTCAGCTTCACGTCGCCGGACAACATGGACAACAGCGGCTCCCAGAACCTCACCAAGCTCACTACAGCCAACatggaggacatggaggagTACTACAACTTTGGAAAGGATACCAGCAACTACACTACACCTTAA